A single genomic interval of Dysidea avara chromosome 6, odDysAvar1.4, whole genome shotgun sequence harbors:
- the LOC136258532 gene encoding uncharacterized protein isoform X1: protein MMKSRITLIGMAVAAVFLICFSFIWYSIISNEMILNSFPKEIEYVNGTEENETDNSVFRHNGVQLKEFMNIINVSKPKTTSEVTNVKLSSPITFRKFVICFSYWEQQTNAVLNLWSFQKWANQSGHFSVVEPFVSNSVLGFSDNQLNKHDFTTSLRFRDYFDIERWTNGTAKYSIPPLVSWDNFIQHASKEIIVVLTAFDANPGGYYIGGNINKNYRCSSESRQHIGNINSLLSFLGLKVVKTLCYAYYKKTNNKRLSEFNFNLELKRNATILFSFWRGIEPGRITMDEPLLWRQRETDVLSMLFPSPRIMYSSKNYLKSVLNVSFQEYTAIVFRSVRRQQEMRASGYSLTKVLESYYKCFSQLPDMLKSLGLKPFLATDLGRFGDQTQQFARNKDLFQRALNAVYSSSKMISEYEEEFIKAADGVTDTGYIGGMQKAIALNAKCIIMMGGFSTYQSSIVNHYKSNNQTCIKYLCYERPFD, encoded by the exons ATGATGAAATCAAG GATCACCCTGATTGGAATggctgttgctgctgtatttCTAATCTGTTTTTCTTTCATATGGTATAGTATTATTTCAAATGAGATGATTTTAAATTCTTTTCCAAAAGAGATTGAATATGTTAACGGCACAGAAGAAAATGAAACTGATAATTCAGTGTTTAGGCATAATGGTGTACAATTAAAAGAATTTATGAACATTATAAATGTTTCAAAGCCAAAAACTACCTCAGAGGTGACAAACGTGAAACTCTCAAGTCCAATTACTTTCAGAAAGTTTGTTATTTGCTTTAGTTATTGGGAGCAGCAAACAAATGCAGTACTGAACTTGTGGTCATTTCAAAAATGGGCCAATCAGTCAGGACATTTTAGTGTAGTTGAACCATTTGTAAGTAACTCTGTACTTGGCTTTTCAGATAACCAACTAAACAAACATGACTTCACTACATCTTTACGTTTCAGAGACTACTTTGACATTGAGCGTTGGACAAATGGGACAGCTAAATACAGCATTCCGCCACTTGTGAGTTGGGACAACTTTATTCAACACGCCAGTAAAGAGATCATTGTTGTGCTAACAGCTTTTGATGCTAATCCCGGTGGCTATTACATTGGGGGTAATATCAATAAAAATTACAGATGTTCATCAGAATCTCGGCAACACATAGGTAATATTAATTCCCTCTTGAGTTTCTTAGGCCTAAAAGTTGTCAAAACGTTATGCTATGCATATTATAAGAAGACGAATAACAAACGATTAAGTGAATTTAATTTTAACTTAGAACTCAAAAGGAATGCAACTATTTTGTTTTCATTCTGGCGTGGCATAGAGCCAGGTAGAATAACAATGGACGAACCATTACTTTGGCGGCAACGTGAAACTGATGTGCTTTCCATGTTATTTCCTAGCCCAAGAATTATGTATAGTAGTAAAAATTATCTTAAAAGTGTCTTAAATGTTAGTTTTCAGGAATACACAGCAATTGTATTTAGGTCTGTGAGAAGACAGCAAGAAATGAGAGCAAGCGGATATTCACTAACTAAGGTCTTGGAATCATATTATAAGTGTTTTAGTCAGCTACCGGACATGCTGAAGAGCTTGGGATTGAAACCTTTTCTAGCAACTGATTTAGGCAGATTCGGAGACCAAACACAACAGTTTGCTCGTAATAAGGATTTATTTCAACGAGCTCTAAATGCAGTGTACAGTAGCAGCAAGATGATTAGTGAATATGAAGAGGAATTTATTAAGGCAGCTGATGGTGTAACAGATACTGGGTACATTGGAGGGATGCAGAAGGCAATTGCTCTAAATGCCAAATGTATAATAATGATGGGTGGATTTTCAACCTATCAGTCCAGCATCGTTAACCATTATAAAAGTAATAATCAAACTTGTATCAAGTATTTATGCTATGAAAGACCTTTTGATTAA
- the LOC136258532 gene encoding uncharacterized protein isoform X2, with amino-acid sequence MNIINVSKPKTTSEVTNVKLSSPITFRKFVICFSYWEQQTNAVLNLWSFQKWANQSGHFSVVEPFVSNSVLGFSDNQLNKHDFTTSLRFRDYFDIERWTNGTAKYSIPPLVSWDNFIQHASKEIIVVLTAFDANPGGYYIGGNINKNYRCSSESRQHIGNINSLLSFLGLKVVKTLCYAYYKKTNNKRLSEFNFNLELKRNATILFSFWRGIEPGRITMDEPLLWRQRETDVLSMLFPSPRIMYSSKNYLKSVLNVSFQEYTAIVFRSVRRQQEMRASGYSLTKVLESYYKCFSQLPDMLKSLGLKPFLATDLGRFGDQTQQFARNKDLFQRALNAVYSSSKMISEYEEEFIKAADGVTDTGYIGGMQKAIALNAKCIIMMGGFSTYQSSIVNHYKSNNQTCIKYLCYERPFD; translated from the coding sequence ATGAACATTATAAATGTTTCAAAGCCAAAAACTACCTCAGAGGTGACAAACGTGAAACTCTCAAGTCCAATTACTTTCAGAAAGTTTGTTATTTGCTTTAGTTATTGGGAGCAGCAAACAAATGCAGTACTGAACTTGTGGTCATTTCAAAAATGGGCCAATCAGTCAGGACATTTTAGTGTAGTTGAACCATTTGTAAGTAACTCTGTACTTGGCTTTTCAGATAACCAACTAAACAAACATGACTTCACTACATCTTTACGTTTCAGAGACTACTTTGACATTGAGCGTTGGACAAATGGGACAGCTAAATACAGCATTCCGCCACTTGTGAGTTGGGACAACTTTATTCAACACGCCAGTAAAGAGATCATTGTTGTGCTAACAGCTTTTGATGCTAATCCCGGTGGCTATTACATTGGGGGTAATATCAATAAAAATTACAGATGTTCATCAGAATCTCGGCAACACATAGGTAATATTAATTCCCTCTTGAGTTTCTTAGGCCTAAAAGTTGTCAAAACGTTATGCTATGCATATTATAAGAAGACGAATAACAAACGATTAAGTGAATTTAATTTTAACTTAGAACTCAAAAGGAATGCAACTATTTTGTTTTCATTCTGGCGTGGCATAGAGCCAGGTAGAATAACAATGGACGAACCATTACTTTGGCGGCAACGTGAAACTGATGTGCTTTCCATGTTATTTCCTAGCCCAAGAATTATGTATAGTAGTAAAAATTATCTTAAAAGTGTCTTAAATGTTAGTTTTCAGGAATACACAGCAATTGTATTTAGGTCTGTGAGAAGACAGCAAGAAATGAGAGCAAGCGGATATTCACTAACTAAGGTCTTGGAATCATATTATAAGTGTTTTAGTCAGCTACCGGACATGCTGAAGAGCTTGGGATTGAAACCTTTTCTAGCAACTGATTTAGGCAGATTCGGAGACCAAACACAACAGTTTGCTCGTAATAAGGATTTATTTCAACGAGCTCTAAATGCAGTGTACAGTAGCAGCAAGATGATTAGTGAATATGAAGAGGAATTTATTAAGGCAGCTGATGGTGTAACAGATACTGGGTACATTGGAGGGATGCAGAAGGCAATTGCTCTAAATGCCAAATGTATAATAATGATGGGTGGATTTTCAACCTATCAGTCCAGCATCGTTAACCATTATAAAAGTAATAATCAAACTTGTATCAAGTATTTATGCTATGAAAGACCTTTTGATTAA